One Argiope bruennichi chromosome 5, qqArgBrue1.1, whole genome shotgun sequence DNA segment encodes these proteins:
- the LOC129969401 gene encoding glutamyl-tRNA(Gln) amidotransferase subunit C, mitochondrial-like: MRRSLSQLLQYSRRLNQKPYRNFGFSSSLKNVKKDIVESLERLALVDFSTEAGIQRLEQSIKFADKLMEVDTSAVEPVINTVYNWNENLRDDEPIDKSYRKELMEVCPSSEEFYYVAPLGTFSRNKVESD, encoded by the exons ATGAgaag ATCATTAAGTCAACTTTTGCAATACTCCAGGCGCTTAAATCAAAAACCTTACCGAAATTTTGGATTTAGTTCGAGTTTG aaaaatgtgaagaaagatATCGTTGAAAGTCTTGAAAGATTAGCTTTGGTTGATTTTTCAACTGAAGCAGGCATTCAGCGGCTAGAACAATCTATAAAATTTGCTGATAAATTGATGGAAGTTGATACCTCTGCTGTTGAGCCAGTGATTAATACTGTGTATAATTG GAATGAAAATCTTAGAGATGATGAGCCAATTGATAAATCATATAGAAAAGAATTGATGGAAGTATGTCCTTCCtctgaagaattttattatgtTGCACCACTAG gtacattttcaagaaataaagtgGAATCAGATTGA
- the LOC129969400 gene encoding uncharacterized protein LOC129969400 — protein sequence MDKLWKKSALPSVEDIAKEISVRKNLTSELSKSIHAIQEQSLKKSVVTDDESSTGLCNVLEAIFIHGLKDKFIRKMSAVFGSNPEKIPEPQFWTAVCNFSHKNVISEIYSFKQVTSDVGRGRAWLRAALNDGLIASYVSNMLSDKSGLQKHYNNSAYLRDEEQSDIMKSLLEGLTEVKFELSCNSDSLNVWHSIPLTLADIWTPPVTPQPVMPAVDVIDFFTDPKNQMKSSPKTKKTFVVESLPTSDLAESSNNNLSNPQSDIQPPSDNKTSEEKQIEESIEILSEENPQDNNPALSSSLPDQSDMNCIISSLENLDKSPEQNSEEISSKVSSSDSVPDFGIEIIDDFSEHFGSVGNKLSERSGWSSSFDCDKDSGNGEANQSYDSLLQSYNKNLNKVVIGTPDLADTFSSVMKSRDDDSNYSPDDAKSPDSDFEIVPKYLAVEHADGETKKLMEIVGRLCPEKGLNAQDFKCNSCGCPIGVIYGKSRLCYYDGYNYCYECHENDVEFIPARVVHNWDFNKYPISKRAKIFISQIEKDPLLDIKVLNPAVYTAIEEMAQMQLLRTQLTFLYGYICTCKASIVEELRKRVWPREYLYEHVHLYSVSDLLEIASGALAQFLMKVIAFARKHVLNCQLCVGKGFICEKCDSDKPIFPFDVETTYRCDKCLAVYHDTCMNVSMCCPKCERIKKRQQLLEDASID from the exons ATGGATAAACTATGGAAAAAGTCTGCTCTCCCTAGCGTTGAAGATATTGCAAAAGAGATTTCTGTCAGgaaaaatttaacttcagaacTTTCTAAATCAATTCATGCTATCCAGGaacaaagtttgaaaaaatcTGTTGTAACTGATGACGAATCTTCTACTGGTTTATGTAATGTTTTAGAAGCGATATTTATTCACGGCTTGAAAGACAAGTTCATTCGGAAAATGTCTGCTGTATTTGGCAGTAATCCTGAAAAAATTCCAGAACCTCAATTTTGGACAGCAGTATGTAATTTTAGTCACAAAAATGTAATCTCAGAAATATACAGTTTCAAGCAAGTCACATCTGATGTTGGCCGAGGTCGTGCTTGGTTGCGGGCAGCTTTAAATGATGGATTAATTGCTAGCTATGTCAGTAATATGTTGTCGGATAAATCTGGTTTGCAGAAACACTATAATAATTCTGCTTATCTTCGTGATGAGGAACAGTCAGATATCATGAAATCGTTATTAGAAGGCTTAACTGAAGTGAAGTTTGAATTGTCTTGCAACAGCGACTCTTTAAATGTGTGGCATAGTATACCCTTGACCTTAGCTGATATTTGGACTCCTCCTGTAACGCCACAACCTGTTATGCCAGCTGTAGATGTGATAGATTTTTTTACTGATCCAAAGAATCAAATGAAAAGCTCTCccaaaactaaaaaaacatttgtcgTGGAAAGCTTGCCAACAAGTGATTTGGCAGAGTCATCTAATAATAATCTTTCTAATCCGCAAAGTGATATTCAGCCTCCAAGTGATAATAAAACTTCAGAAGAAAAACAGATAGAAGAAtccattgaaattttaagtgaagAAAATCCTCAAGATAATAATCCTGCTTTAAGCAGTTCTCTACCTGATCAAAGTGATATGAACTGTATAATTTCAAGTTTAGAAAATCTCGACAAATCACCGGAACAAAATTCTGAGGAAATCAGTTCAAAAGTTTCTTCATCAGATTCAGTTCCAGATTTTGGCATAGAAATCATAGATGATTTTTCTGAGCACTTTGGGTCTGTTGGTAACAAGCTATCTGAGCGTTCAGGCTGGTCCTCTTCGTTTGACTGTGATAAAGATTCTGGAAATGGGGAAGCAAATCAAAGTTATGATTCCTTATTACAGAGCTATAATAAAAACTTGAACAAAGTTGTGATTGGAACACCAGACTTAGCTGATACATTTTCATCTGTGATGAAGTCAAGGGATGATGATAGt aatTATTCACCAGATGATGCAAAGTCTCCTGATTCTGATTTTGAGATTGTTCCAAAATATCTTGCTGTTGAACATGCAGATGGAGAAACAAAGAAACTCATGGAAATAGTTGGGAGGCTTTGTCCTGAAAAAGGTTTGAATGCTCAAGATTTCAAGTGCAATTCTTGTGGCTGTCCCATTGGTGTGATTTATGGAAAATCTAGGCTGTGCTATTACGACGGTTACAATTATTGCTACGAATGCCATGAAAATGATGTTGAATTTATTCCTGCTCGTGTGGTGCATAATTGGGATTTCAACAAATATCCTATTTCTAAACGTGCTaagatatttatttctcaaatagaAAAAGATCCATTACTAGATATAAAAGTGTTAAATCCGGCTGTTTATACAGCCATTGAAGAAATGGCACAGATGCAGTTACTAAGAACGCAGTTAACTTTTTTGTATGGTTATATTTGTACTTGCAAAGCATCTATTGTAGAGGAATTAAGGAAGAGGGTTTGGCCTAGAGAATACTTATATGAACATGTTCACTTGTATTCTGTGTCAGACCTGTTGGAAATAGCTTCAGGGGCCCTTGCACAGTTTCTTATGAAAGTAATTGCTTTTGCCAGAAAGCATGTGTTAAATTGCCAGCTTTGTGTTGGGAAGGGTTTTATATGTGAAAAATGTGATAGTGATAAACCAATTTTTCCTTTTGATGTTGAAACCACTTACCGTTGCGACAAATGTCTTGCCGTATATCATGACACATGTATGAATGTAAGTATGTGTTGTCCTAAATGTGAGAGAATAAAGAAAAGACAGCAGTTATTGGAAGATGCTTCAATTGATTAA